A window of the Paenibacillus woosongensis genome harbors these coding sequences:
- a CDS encoding ACT domain-containing protein, translating into MKERYYLVREDILPEAVIKTLQVKQLLAAGDVKTVHEATLQVGLSRSAFYKYKDGIHPLNQMEREEIVTISFDLEHRSGILSQVLSLLAGSGGNVLTINQSIPLQGRANVVISVETSRLTEELDKMLKALQEISGVKKIQIVGQG; encoded by the coding sequence GTGAAGGAGCGTTATTACTTGGTCCGTGAAGATATTTTGCCGGAAGCAGTGATCAAGACGCTTCAGGTGAAGCAGCTGCTTGCTGCCGGGGACGTTAAAACCGTGCATGAAGCGACGCTCCAGGTCGGGCTTAGCCGCAGTGCTTTTTATAAGTATAAGGACGGCATTCATCCGTTGAACCAGATGGAGCGGGAAGAAATCGTCACGATATCGTTCGATCTGGAACATCGCTCCGGCATCTTATCCCAAGTACTTTCCTTGCTTGCCGGATCGGGAGGGAATGTGCTTACGATCAATCAGAGCATTCCTTTACAGGGAAGAGCAAATGTTGTCATCTCCGTGGAAACTTCGCGGCTGACGGAGGAGCTGGATAAGATGCTCAAGGCATTGCAAGAAATCTCCGGCGTGAAGAAAATTCAAATCGTCGGTCAAGGATAG
- the obgE gene encoding GTPase ObgE, translating into MFIDKAKVYVKGGDGGDGIVAFRREKYVPEGGPAGGDGGKGGDVIFRVDEGLRTLMDFRYQRHFKADRGVKGRNKSQHGANAENMIVRIPPGTVIIDDDTQEVLADLTRHGQQIVVARGGRGGRGNTRFATPSNPAPELAEHGEEGEERWIVLELKVMADVGLVGFPSVGKSTLLSVVSAAQPKIGAYHFTTITPNLGVVDVDEGRSFVMADLPGLIEGAHEGVGLGHEFLRHVERTRVIIHVVDMAGSEGRDPFDDWLKINEELKLYNAQLENRPQIVAANKMDMPDAAEHLEKFRKQVSEIRPDLEIMPISSLTRQGIKELIYRTADLLDQIPEEPALEEVTELSERKIYKLEKEEEQDFVIRRENEDFVVESAKIERMMKRMQLNTHDAILKLARTMRHMGVDDELRRRGAKDGTIVRIGDFEFEFVEGSSYY; encoded by the coding sequence ATGTTTATAGATAAAGCGAAAGTGTATGTAAAAGGCGGCGACGGCGGCGACGGTATCGTTGCCTTCCGCCGGGAGAAATATGTTCCGGAAGGCGGTCCTGCGGGCGGCGACGGCGGGAAGGGCGGAGACGTCATATTCCGTGTAGACGAAGGTCTGCGCACGCTTATGGATTTCCGCTATCAGCGGCATTTCAAGGCGGATCGCGGTGTCAAGGGGCGAAACAAAAGCCAGCACGGGGCAAATGCCGAAAATATGATCGTTCGGATTCCGCCGGGAACGGTCATTATCGATGACGACACCCAGGAGGTGCTCGCCGATTTAACCCGGCACGGACAACAAATCGTAGTAGCGAGGGGAGGCCGCGGAGGCCGGGGCAATACCCGCTTTGCGACGCCGAGCAACCCGGCTCCAGAGCTCGCAGAGCATGGAGAGGAAGGCGAGGAGCGCTGGATTGTGCTGGAGCTTAAGGTGATGGCCGACGTGGGGTTGGTCGGATTTCCGAGTGTAGGCAAGTCTACGCTGTTATCCGTTGTATCTGCGGCTCAGCCGAAAATCGGGGCTTATCATTTTACGACCATCACGCCGAATCTCGGGGTGGTGGACGTCGACGAAGGGCGCAGCTTCGTTATGGCCGACCTCCCGGGCCTTATCGAAGGGGCGCATGAGGGCGTGGGTCTAGGTCATGAATTTCTTCGCCATGTGGAGCGGACGCGCGTTATTATTCATGTTGTCGATATGGCCGGATCGGAAGGCCGCGATCCGTTCGACGACTGGTTGAAGATCAACGAAGAGCTTAAGCTGTATAACGCCCAGCTCGAGAACCGTCCGCAGATCGTAGCTGCAAACAAGATGGATATGCCGGATGCGGCGGAACATTTGGAGAAGTTCCGCAAACAGGTAAGCGAGATTCGCCCTGATCTTGAAATCATGCCGATATCCTCCCTGACCCGTCAGGGGATCAAGGAACTGATTTACAGAACGGCCGATTTGCTTGATCAGATTCCGGAGGAGCCAGCGCTGGAGGAAGTTACCGAATTAAGCGAACGGAAAATTTACAAGCTGGAGAAGGAAGAGGAGCAGGACTTCGTGATTCGCCGCGAGAACGAGGACTTTGTCGTCGAGAGCGCGAAGATCGAAAGAATGATGAAGCGAATGCAATTGAATACGCATGACGCCATTCTCAAGCTTGCGCGTACCATGCGGCATATGGGCGTGGACGACGAATTACGGAGACGCGGCGCCAAGGACGGAACGATTGTCCGAATCGGCGATTTTGAATTCGAATTTGTTGAGGGAAGCAGCTACTATTAA
- a CDS encoding Spo0B domain-containing protein, producing the protein MKHRFTVPVIAGTLTLALLVILYFVESTVWYVVLCVGLLAVLWGYNKYVKDRAADERKQLLESVQRTAAATLGHHRHDWMNDLQILYGYIQLGKIDKLASCVDRIKERMAVESKISRLGIPSLVFYLQSFREVNSSVQLEVSIEDDLELGKLLTAEDAEELTEAIIDTIRAFQFAGRSSWGEMLQLKMSIGLDDNELSVSFVQKESSGNTEILFQRLSEVLDGKQIRAEHGDSGQASVRLRMLCGNLKEVNACL; encoded by the coding sequence ATGAAACATCGGTTCACAGTGCCGGTCATTGCCGGAACGCTAACGCTTGCTTTGTTGGTGATATTGTACTTCGTTGAATCGACAGTATGGTATGTTGTGTTGTGCGTAGGTTTGCTGGCGGTGTTGTGGGGTTATAACAAATATGTAAAGGATCGGGCGGCGGATGAAAGGAAGCAGCTGCTGGAATCGGTACAAAGAACCGCGGCTGCCACACTGGGTCACCATCGGCATGATTGGATGAACGACCTGCAAATTTTGTACGGATACATTCAACTGGGCAAGATTGATAAACTGGCCAGCTGTGTGGACAGAATAAAGGAAAGGATGGCCGTAGAGAGCAAAATATCCCGCTTGGGCATCCCTTCGCTGGTTTTTTATTTGCAATCTTTTCGTGAAGTAAACAGCTCGGTTCAACTGGAGGTCAGCATTGAAGACGACCTGGAGCTAGGCAAGCTGCTCACTGCCGAGGATGCGGAGGAGTTGACAGAGGCCATCATTGACACGATCCGGGCCTTCCAATTTGCCGGCCGTTCCTCTTGGGGAGAAATGCTGCAGCTTAAAATGTCGATTGGTCTTGACGATAACGAGTTGTCGGTCAGTTTCGTTCAAAAGGAAAGCTCAGGAAATACGGAAATCCTCTTTCAGCGGTTATCTGAAGTCTTGGACGGAAAACAAATTCGTGCAGAGCACGGAGACTCCGGGCAAGCTTCGGTACGGCTAAGGATGCTGTGCGGAAATTTAAAAGAGGTGAACGCATGTTTATAG
- the rpmA gene encoding 50S ribosomal protein L27, whose product MLKLDLQLFASKKGVGSTKNGRDSIAKRLGVKRADGQTVTGGSILVRQRGTKIHPGTNVGIGKDDTLFAKVDGVVKFERWGRDRKKVSVYPVEVAPVAAAVEA is encoded by the coding sequence ATGTTGAAATTGGATCTCCAGTTATTCGCATCCAAGAAGGGTGTAGGTTCCACAAAGAACGGTCGTGACAGTATCGCTAAACGCCTTGGCGTGAAACGTGCTGACGGCCAAACTGTAACAGGCGGAAGCATTCTTGTTCGCCAACGCGGAACGAAGATTCATCCGGGTACCAACGTGGGAATCGGTAAAGACGACACGCTGTTTGCGAAAGTCGATGGCGTTGTTAAATTCGAACGTTGGGGACGCGATCGCAAGAAAGTGAGCGTCTACCCTGTGGAAGTTGCTCCTGTAGCGGCAGCAGTTGAAGCTTAA
- a CDS encoding ribosomal-processing cysteine protease Prp — MISVSILRRKDNEIHGFKVEGHAHYAEPGQDIVCAGVSAVTVGTVNSIETLTGVVMDSKMKNGFLNASLPHVEQPKALEQAQLLLASMVVMLQSIEMSYGEYIQIQDIIT; from the coding sequence TTGATTAGCGTCTCCATATTGCGTCGCAAGGATAACGAAATACATGGTTTCAAAGTAGAAGGTCATGCCCATTATGCCGAGCCAGGCCAAGACATTGTGTGCGCCGGGGTATCCGCCGTTACCGTTGGAACGGTGAATTCCATCGAGACGCTGACCGGAGTCGTCATGGATTCCAAGATGAAGAACGGGTTCTTGAACGCGAGTCTTCCTCATGTGGAGCAGCCGAAAGCTCTGGAGCAGGCACAGCTTCTCCTTGCTTCTATGGTCGTTATGCTGCAAAGTATCGAAATGTCATACGGTGAGTATATTCAGATACAAGATATCATTACTTAA
- the rplU gene encoding 50S ribosomal protein L21 — MYAIIETGGKQYRVQEGDVLYIEKLNAEDGASVTFDRVLAVSKGDGLVAGTPVVAGASVTAKVEKHGKGRKVVVYKYKPKKNYHKKQGHRQPYTKVTIEKIQA; from the coding sequence ATGTACGCAATTATCGAAACTGGCGGTAAACAATACCGTGTTCAAGAGGGCGATGTTCTTTACATCGAGAAATTGAACGCAGAGGACGGCGCAAGCGTGACGTTCGACCGTGTATTGGCTGTATCCAAAGGCGACGGTTTGGTAGCGGGAACTCCTGTAGTAGCCGGTGCTAGTGTAACAGCGAAAGTTGAGAAGCACGGCAAAGGCCGCAAGGTTGTCGTTTATAAATACAAACCGAAGAAGAACTACCACAAGAAACAAGGTCATCGTCAACCATACACGAAAGTGACCATCGAGAAAATCCAAGCGTAA
- a CDS encoding Rne/Rng family ribonuclease, with amino-acid sequence MKRMIIHCNSGSTEMALQEDGRLVEYAVERCQAKGLVGSFFKGRVVNVLPGMQAAFVDIGQKKNAFLYIDDVLHPHLERQPKVKPPISELLQPGQDIIVQVVKDAIGNKGPRVTTHYSLPGRWLVYMPSAAYVAVSKKILDEDKRHRLKAIGDELRQEEEGLILRTVAELEELEAIAMDLSLLRKQWSGILEKSKTHIAPALLHQELSMVQRLMRDVYSPETDEIIMDCPKRAAEVAAFLEMMIPGHEQAIKIYDKEVPLFEFYGVQSQLDKDFQRKLWLPGGGYLVWDQTEALTVIDVNTGKYIGGNSLEETVFQTNLEAAAEMARLIRLRDTGGIIIIDFIDMDREEHRDAVLDKLHSCMQGDRTQHHILGWTRLGLLEMTRKRIREETAASGMD; translated from the coding sequence GTGAAACGGATGATTATTCACTGCAATTCCGGCTCTACCGAAATGGCGCTCCAGGAGGACGGCAGACTGGTGGAGTATGCCGTAGAGCGCTGTCAGGCCAAGGGGCTTGTCGGCAGTTTTTTTAAAGGGCGCGTAGTCAATGTGCTTCCCGGCATGCAGGCTGCCTTCGTGGATATCGGGCAGAAGAAGAATGCTTTTCTATATATCGATGACGTGCTTCATCCACATCTGGAAAGACAACCGAAAGTTAAACCGCCGATTTCCGAGCTGCTTCAGCCTGGCCAGGATATTATCGTGCAGGTTGTAAAGGACGCCATCGGCAACAAAGGACCGAGAGTTACGACGCATTATTCCCTTCCCGGCCGCTGGCTCGTATACATGCCTTCAGCTGCATATGTTGCGGTCTCCAAGAAGATTTTAGACGAAGATAAAAGACATCGGCTTAAAGCGATCGGCGATGAGCTTCGGCAGGAGGAGGAAGGGCTTATTCTCCGTACAGTGGCCGAGCTTGAGGAGCTGGAAGCCATTGCCATGGACCTGTCCCTGCTCCGCAAACAGTGGTCAGGGATATTGGAGAAGAGCAAGACGCATATCGCGCCCGCTCTTCTGCATCAGGAACTTAGCATGGTTCAGCGGCTGATGAGGGATGTGTACAGTCCAGAGACGGATGAGATCATTATGGACTGCCCCAAGCGGGCCGCTGAAGTGGCCGCGTTCCTGGAGATGATGATTCCCGGTCATGAGCAGGCCATCAAAATTTACGATAAGGAAGTTCCTCTATTTGAGTTTTATGGCGTGCAGAGCCAGCTGGATAAGGATTTCCAGCGGAAGCTGTGGCTGCCTGGCGGGGGATACTTGGTGTGGGATCAGACCGAGGCGCTGACCGTTATTGACGTCAACACAGGGAAATACATCGGCGGAAACTCGCTGGAGGAAACGGTGTTCCAGACCAATCTCGAAGCGGCGGCCGAAATGGCCAGGCTGATTCGTCTCAGGGACACTGGGGGCATTATCATCATCGATTTCATCGATATGGATCGCGAGGAGCACAGGGATGCCGTGTTGGACAAGCTTCACAGCTGCATGCAGGGTGATCGGACCCAGCATCATATTCTTGGCTGGACACGGCTTGGATTGCTTGAAATGACGCGAAAGCGAATACGGGAGGAGACAGCTGCTTCGGGCATGGATTAA
- a CDS encoding site-2 protease family protein produces MIRWGGIAISFHPLFVLVMLASVITGHFLELLTLFAIVFIHEWGHVAAAKWFGVHVLSVQLLPFGGVAVMEDTAYLNAGREMMIALAGPLQNGLLIGCAWLLHAAGLWDGPYYDYFVQGNVLIALFNLLPVLPLDGGKIFQSLCSIILPYHLALVWSLRISLLFSLLLIGYALYPLFSQGGMLQLNLLLIGLFLLYSNYVDYRNIPYRFMRFLMNRERSFSRHLLHGSLAQPIVADKVQPLDHILRLFKREKYHFIYVMNRQGRIIAVVPEQRVISSYFKGGPAA; encoded by the coding sequence TTGATTAGATGGGGCGGCATTGCGATATCTTTTCACCCGTTGTTTGTCCTCGTCATGCTGGCATCTGTCATTACAGGCCATTTCCTGGAGCTGCTGACTTTGTTTGCGATCGTCTTCATTCACGAGTGGGGGCATGTGGCCGCTGCAAAATGGTTTGGCGTCCATGTTCTTTCTGTGCAGCTGCTGCCGTTTGGCGGCGTTGCCGTAATGGAGGATACGGCTTATTTGAATGCGGGGCGCGAGATGATGATTGCGCTAGCCGGGCCTTTGCAGAACGGGCTGCTGATTGGCTGCGCCTGGCTCCTGCATGCCGCCGGATTGTGGGACGGGCCCTACTATGACTATTTTGTACAGGGAAATGTGCTCATCGCATTGTTCAATTTGCTTCCGGTTCTGCCGCTGGACGGGGGAAAGATATTCCAGTCGCTCTGCAGTATTATTCTGCCGTACCATTTGGCGCTTGTCTGGTCGCTGCGCATCAGCTTGTTGTTCAGCCTTCTGCTTATCGGATATGCGCTGTATCCTCTGTTCTCACAGGGCGGAATGCTTCAGTTGAACCTGCTGTTAATAGGGCTGTTTCTGCTCTATTCCAATTATGTGGATTACCGCAACATTCCCTATCGTTTCATGCGATTTCTGATGAACAGGGAGCGTTCGTTCTCGCGCCATTTGCTTCATGGCAGCCTGGCGCAACCGATTGTAGCGGATAAAGTGCAACCTTTGGACCATATTTTGCGTCTTTTTAAAAGGGAAAAATACCATTTTATCTATGTGATGAACCGCCAGGGAAGGATCATTGCCGTTGTGCCGGAGCAACGGGTTATTTCCTCCTATTTTAAAGGCGGGCCTGCGGCATAG
- a CDS encoding M23 family metallopeptidase, protein MDVKSNVKRRREERIKQLVSGGHPYMKEVNYGLQEMTRPSADRYPVIRDMDHAGDDQRPQDIRQSAKNASDKEQDPEWMWKHGQGRWNDTGLFGREDSVMPKDGKGSSFWGMLFIRLCISMLIFAGLWAVNRYEPPWAGSIRLFVAHSLTYEMDFGAAEAWYKRNFGGAPTFIPIFRQNEDKGVKVNNASSFSAPLDGRIASAFALSLRGINIVPANDSSAGLQVKSVETGRVLSVGNDAFTGETVVVQHAGGYVSIYGNLQQSFVEKGDWLESGDLVGKLAVSSEQNVPTLYFALKKNDRYIDPADVIPFD, encoded by the coding sequence ATGGACGTAAAATCGAATGTGAAGCGGCGGCGGGAAGAACGAATCAAGCAGCTTGTCTCGGGCGGACATCCCTATATGAAAGAAGTTAATTATGGATTGCAGGAGATGACGCGGCCCTCTGCAGACAGATACCCTGTAATACGGGACATGGACCATGCAGGGGACGACCAGCGCCCGCAGGATATCCGCCAGAGTGCGAAAAATGCGTCGGACAAGGAGCAGGATCCGGAATGGATGTGGAAGCATGGACAAGGCCGCTGGAATGATACGGGTTTGTTCGGCCGGGAGGATTCAGTCATGCCGAAGGATGGAAAGGGATCTTCCTTCTGGGGGATGCTGTTCATTCGTCTCTGCATCAGCATGCTGATCTTTGCCGGACTATGGGCCGTTAACCGGTATGAGCCGCCTTGGGCGGGATCCATCCGCCTATTCGTGGCCCATTCTTTAACCTATGAAATGGACTTTGGGGCCGCCGAAGCATGGTATAAGCGCAATTTTGGCGGAGCTCCGACTTTCATACCGATCTTTCGGCAAAACGAAGATAAAGGGGTTAAAGTCAACAATGCGAGCAGCTTCTCTGCTCCGCTCGACGGCAGAATTGCCAGTGCGTTCGCACTCAGTTTAAGGGGAATTAACATCGTGCCCGCTAATGATTCGAGTGCGGGCTTACAGGTTAAAAGCGTAGAAACAGGTAGGGTGCTCAGCGTCGGCAACGATGCCTTCACAGGTGAGACGGTTGTCGTTCAGCATGCCGGAGGTTACGTGTCTATTTACGGCAACCTGCAGCAATCCTTTGTAGAAAAAGGGGACTGGCTAGAGTCCGGGGATTTGGTCGGGAAGCTGGCAGTATCATCCGAACAGAACGTGCCGACCCTTTATTTCGCATTGAAGAAGAATGATCGCTATATTGATCCTGCGGATGTGATTCCATTTGATTAG
- a CDS encoding FtsW/RodA/SpoVE family cell cycle protein — translation MFFKLKKIDWLMVTILVLFMIMSTMLVHSAIAPYAPDFKNYDLKTLMFYGLGFAVVFGMSIVDYRTLLRYSWYVYGTGSLLLVLVFLFAPEINGARSWFELPGGLLFQPAELVKIILIMTTAYLLGKREGRLLSFRRDVVPITAVTLLPFLLVLIQPDLGNAIIYLVVLCAMLWIGNTKYSHVLVGLTAFVAFLIVFVTLFNAYNTQIHDYLADKGKLHWYQRINTFINPDLASNDAKHQSSYAQIAIGSGGLTGDGFLQGELKNKRFVPYPYSDSIFVVVGEEFGFVGSSLLMLLYFLFIYRMIQIALRCIDKRGAYIIVGIAAMFLFQIFENVGMMIGLMPITGITLPFISYGGTSLLLNMLCIGLVFSIMLHQEKYKVD, via the coding sequence TTGTTCTTCAAACTCAAAAAAATCGATTGGCTTATGGTGACAATCCTGGTCTTGTTTATGATTATGAGCACGATGCTTGTTCACAGTGCAATAGCTCCATATGCGCCCGATTTCAAGAACTACGATTTAAAGACTTTAATGTTCTATGGCCTCGGCTTTGCCGTGGTATTCGGCATGTCGATCGTCGATTACCGCACGTTGCTACGCTATAGCTGGTATGTATATGGAACGGGCAGCTTGCTGCTCGTTCTTGTCTTCTTGTTTGCGCCGGAAATTAATGGCGCACGGAGCTGGTTTGAGCTTCCGGGAGGCCTATTGTTTCAACCGGCAGAGCTCGTCAAAATCATTTTGATTATGACTACGGCCTATTTGCTCGGGAAGCGGGAAGGCCGGCTGCTCAGCTTCCGGCGCGACGTTGTTCCGATTACGGCGGTAACCTTGCTGCCTTTCCTGCTGGTGCTGATTCAACCGGATTTGGGGAATGCGATCATCTATCTGGTTGTACTCTGCGCCATGCTATGGATCGGCAACACGAAATACAGCCATGTGCTCGTTGGCCTGACGGCATTCGTGGCTTTCCTGATCGTGTTCGTTACATTATTTAATGCTTATAACACGCAAATTCACGATTATCTGGCCGATAAAGGGAAACTGCACTGGTATCAGCGGATCAATACGTTTATCAATCCGGATTTGGCCTCGAATGATGCCAAGCACCAGTCCAGCTATGCCCAAATTGCGATTGGTTCCGGCGGGCTGACGGGTGACGGTTTTTTACAGGGCGAGCTAAAAAATAAACGGTTTGTTCCTTACCCGTATTCGGACTCGATATTCGTCGTCGTAGGCGAGGAATTCGGCTTTGTAGGCTCATCCTTACTGATGCTGCTCTACTTTTTGTTTATTTACAGGATGATTCAAATCGCGCTCCGCTGTATAGATAAGCGGGGAGCTTATATCATCGTGGGCATTGCGGCGATGTTTCTGTTCCAAATTTTCGAGAATGTAGGCATGATGATTGGCCTGATGCCGATTACAGGCATTACGCTGCCGTTTATTAGCTACGGAGGAACGTCGCTGCTGTTGAATATGCTGTGCATTGGGCTGGTATTCAGCATTATGCTTCACCAGGAGAAATATAAGGTAGATTAG
- the minD gene encoding septum site-determining protein MinD, which yields MGEAIVVTSGKGGVGKTTTSANIGTALALLGKKVCLVDTDIGLRNLDVVMGLENRIIYDLIDVAEGRCRLNQALVKDKRFDELYMLPAAQTKDKNAVSEEQVKDIVLELKKEYEYVIIDCPAGIEQGFKNAIAGADQAIVVTTPENAAVRDADRIIGLLESSHIGSPKLVVNRIKVDMVKSGSMLDIEGILQVLNIDLIGIVPDDELVIKAANNGEPTVMNPDSKAAIAYRNIARRILGDTVPLMLLDQKKGMFTRFKKFFGMG from the coding sequence ATGGGAGAAGCTATCGTTGTCACTTCGGGCAAAGGCGGCGTAGGGAAGACGACTACGTCCGCGAATATCGGTACGGCTCTGGCGCTGCTTGGCAAGAAGGTATGTCTCGTCGATACGGACATCGGCCTGCGGAACCTGGATGTCGTGATGGGCCTGGAGAACCGGATCATCTATGATTTGATCGACGTGGCCGAAGGGCGCTGCCGCCTGAACCAGGCTTTGGTGAAGGATAAACGTTTTGATGAATTGTACATGCTGCCCGCCGCGCAAACGAAAGACAAGAATGCCGTGTCGGAAGAGCAGGTCAAGGATATCGTTCTTGAACTGAAGAAGGAATATGAATACGTTATTATCGATTGCCCTGCTGGAATAGAACAAGGCTTCAAAAATGCGATCGCCGGAGCAGATCAAGCGATTGTCGTCACGACACCGGAAAATGCCGCTGTCCGTGATGCGGATCGGATCATCGGCCTGCTCGAGAGCTCGCATATCGGTTCGCCGAAGCTGGTCGTAAACCGGATTAAGGTCGATATGGTGAAGTCGGGAAGCATGCTGGATATCGAAGGTATTTTGCAGGTGCTCAATATCGATCTCATCGGCATCGTGCCGGATGACGAGCTTGTCATCAAAGCGGCGAACAATGGGGAGCCTACCGTAATGAACCCCGATTCAAAGGCCGCGATTGCCTATCGTAACATTGCCCGGCGCATATTGGGAGACACCGTCCCTCTCATGCTGCTTGACCAGAAGAAAGGCATGTTTACACGCTTTAAGAAGTTTTTCGGAATGGGTTGA
- a CDS encoding septum site-determining protein MinC produces MTVKSKHVTIKGIKDGLVFLLDDECDLQQLLDELRYKLEHSHQNILTGPIIHVDVKLGKRIVTDAEKEMILDILKQKGNLLVRSVDSPLAEEDRPKEGQLTTIIGIVRSGQILQHDGNLLFLGDVNPGGTISCTGDVYILGALRGMVHAGAEGKEDAIIAASFLSPTQLRIAEVYSRPPDEWDHRESSMEFAFLRDGMMQIDKITNITRVRPDFKMFKGV; encoded by the coding sequence ATGACAGTGAAATCGAAGCACGTTACGATCAAGGGCATCAAAGATGGCCTGGTATTCCTGCTTGACGATGAGTGTGATTTGCAACAGCTTCTGGATGAGCTGCGCTATAAATTGGAGCATAGCCACCAGAATATTCTGACAGGGCCGATTATTCATGTAGATGTCAAATTGGGCAAGCGAATCGTAACAGATGCAGAGAAGGAAATGATCCTTGATATATTGAAGCAAAAAGGCAATTTGCTAGTCCGGTCGGTAGATTCGCCATTAGCGGAAGAAGACCGTCCCAAGGAAGGGCAGCTCACGACGATAATCGGGATTGTGCGCTCCGGGCAGATTCTGCAGCATGACGGCAATCTGCTGTTTCTCGGAGACGTCAATCCGGGAGGGACAATCTCCTGCACCGGTGACGTGTATATTCTGGGGGCTTTGCGGGGAATGGTCCATGCCGGGGCAGAGGGCAAAGAAGATGCCATCATCGCAGCTTCGTTTTTATCACCGACGCAGCTGCGCATTGCCGAAGTCTATAGCCGGCCTCCAGACGAGTGGGATCATCGCGAGAGCAGCATGGAATTCGCTTTTTTGCGTGACGGGATGATGCAGATTGACAAAATTACGAACATAACCCGGGTGCGTCCGGACTTTAAGATGTTCAAAGGGGTGTAA
- the mreD gene encoding rod shape-determining protein MreD, giving the protein MRNRKYIMILLVFVLFIIEGTVIPWIIPDAWQTRIVPHLAYIAILFITIYDNRHSGLVLGLLFGLLQDVVFYGAIIGAYSFAMGLSSYLLGLVFRSPRAPLPLMLIVVIIGSLLLDSILFGTYSLFELTHQPYTWALMTFIIPNVFVHVVFALIIYVPLRRQLELITKRRSSESQA; this is encoded by the coding sequence GTGAGGAATCGTAAATATATAATGATCCTGCTGGTGTTCGTATTGTTTATTATCGAGGGGACGGTCATTCCCTGGATAATCCCTGATGCGTGGCAGACGCGCATTGTTCCTCACCTGGCCTATATCGCCATTCTGTTTATTACCATTTACGACAACCGGCATAGCGGCTTGGTGCTGGGTCTTCTTTTTGGGCTGCTGCAGGATGTCGTATTCTACGGGGCGATCATTGGAGCTTATTCTTTCGCCATGGGGCTGTCCAGCTATTTGCTTGGCCTTGTGTTCCGCTCGCCGAGAGCTCCGCTGCCGCTGATGCTGATCGTCGTAATAATCGGCAGCCTGCTGCTGGACTCGATCCTATTCGGCACTTACTCGCTGTTTGAACTGACACATCAGCCTTATACCTGGGCTTTAATGACTTTTATTATCCCAAACGTATTCGTTCACGTCGTATTTGCTTTGATTATTTACGTCCCTCTCAGACGCCAGCTGGAGCTGATTACGAAGCGTCGTTCTTCCGAGAGCCAAGCCTGA